A portion of the Rhodococcus pseudokoreensis genome contains these proteins:
- a CDS encoding VIT1/CCC1 transporter family protein, with protein sequence MSAENAERAEPSRHPDEPHAPSLASRLNWLRAGVLGANDGIVSTAGLVVGVAAATTERSAIFTAGFAGLAAGAVSMALGEYVSVSTQRDTERALLSKERRELAETPDAEFEELVEMYEAKGLRDETARAVARELTDHDAFAAHVDVELGIDPDDLTNPWQAAGSSALSFTLGALIPLLAILLPPVHLRIPVAFFAVLVALALTGTVSAALGGARRTRAVLRVVLGGALAMIVTYGIGQLVGTSIS encoded by the coding sequence ATGTCAGCAGAGAACGCCGAGCGGGCCGAGCCCTCGCGGCACCCCGACGAGCCGCACGCACCCAGTCTGGCGAGCCGCCTCAACTGGTTGCGGGCCGGTGTCCTCGGCGCCAACGACGGCATCGTATCGACGGCCGGTCTGGTGGTCGGGGTGGCGGCGGCCACCACCGAGCGATCGGCGATCTTCACCGCCGGATTCGCCGGTCTCGCGGCCGGGGCGGTGTCGATGGCACTCGGCGAGTACGTCTCGGTGAGCACCCAGCGTGACACCGAACGCGCGCTGCTGTCGAAGGAGCGTCGCGAACTCGCCGAGACCCCCGACGCCGAGTTCGAGGAACTCGTCGAGATGTACGAGGCCAAGGGGCTGCGGGACGAGACCGCCCGGGCGGTCGCCCGCGAACTCACCGATCACGATGCGTTCGCCGCCCACGTGGACGTCGAACTGGGCATCGACCCGGACGATCTGACCAACCCCTGGCAGGCCGCGGGATCCTCGGCGCTCTCGTTCACTCTCGGCGCCCTGATCCCGCTGCTGGCGATCCTCTTACCGCCTGTGCACCTGCGGATTCCGGTGGCGTTTTTCGCCGTGCTGGTCGCGCTCGCCCTCACCGGCACCGTCAGCGCGGCCCTCGGCGGCGCCCGTCGTACCCGGGCGGTGCTCCGCGTCGTGCTGGGTGGGGCGCTCGCGATGATCGTCACCTACGGGATCGGCCAACTGGTGGGGACGAGTATCTCCTGA
- a CDS encoding SDR family NAD(P)-dependent oxidoreductase — translation MATPATSTPRRRRAALVTGGTGGIGSAIARQLATLGHDVAITYRSNADVAEDLVAELEGRGVAARAFSADLTDQPRVASVVKQTVEHFGGLGILVHAAGPHVPMIHLSEVAPRDYAEHLEQEAVAFFTVVKAALPALRDASGSVVAVTTAATSRFPVRDGLSPGTKGAIEQLVKGFAAEEGRYGVRFNSVGPGMLTDGMAERLIASEELDRRALDAAMSRIPLRRFGTAADVAEAVCFLAGDRAGFVTGQKLDVDGGYTV, via the coding sequence ATGGCGACACCCGCCACCAGCACCCCCCGACGTCGCCGCGCCGCACTGGTCACCGGCGGCACCGGCGGCATCGGCTCCGCCATCGCACGGCAACTCGCGACCCTCGGCCACGACGTGGCCATCACCTACCGGTCCAATGCCGACGTCGCCGAGGACCTCGTCGCCGAACTCGAAGGCCGGGGCGTCGCCGCGCGGGCGTTCTCCGCCGACCTCACCGACCAGCCGCGCGTCGCGAGCGTCGTGAAGCAGACCGTCGAACACTTCGGCGGCCTCGGCATCCTGGTCCACGCCGCCGGACCGCACGTCCCGATGATCCACCTGTCCGAGGTCGCGCCCCGGGACTACGCCGAGCACCTCGAGCAGGAGGCGGTCGCGTTCTTCACCGTCGTCAAGGCCGCCCTGCCCGCGCTGCGGGACGCGTCCGGTTCCGTCGTCGCCGTAACGACCGCGGCCACCAGCCGCTTCCCGGTGCGCGACGGCCTCTCCCCGGGAACCAAGGGCGCGATCGAACAACTGGTCAAGGGGTTCGCCGCCGAGGAGGGCCGCTACGGCGTCCGCTTCAACTCGGTCGGCCCGGGGATGCTCACCGACGGCATGGCCGAGCGGCTCATCGCCTCCGAAGAACTCGACCGGCGCGCACTCGACGCGGCGATGAGCCGGATACCGTTACGCCGCTTCGGCACCGCCGCCGACGTCGCCGAGGCCGTCTGCTTCCTCGCCGGCGACCGGGCCGGATTCGTCACCGGGCAGAAGCTCGACGTCGACGGCGGATACACGGTCTGA
- a CDS encoding lysylphosphatidylglycerol synthase transmembrane domain-containing protein gives MTDADNTRPTPRRRRVAWVIGSLLVVVLAVELVLIWPDLSESVQNLGDLKWGWVAAAVVASLASMSSFARVQRCLLGVAGVHIRQRQSLAVTFASNSMSVTLPGGPVLATTFTYRQTRIWGASPVIATWQLVMAGVLQAIGLALVGLAGALLVGAKTNPFSLIFTFGGLCAFLVVAQYAASRPDALEGVGITALRGVNALRKKPPLSGVRQWKHIVDQMSAVRMDRGDTARAFGWSLFNWIADASCLAFACYAVGAHPGFAGLAVAYAAGNAAGSAIPLLPAGLGVMDAVLVPALTASGMAGSEAVSAIVVYRLVSFLLMAAIGWIVFAARFRGAQQGEEGPDLEPLWGRGT, from the coding sequence ATGACTGACGCCGACAACACCCGCCCGACGCCCCGCAGGCGTCGCGTCGCATGGGTGATCGGCAGCCTTCTCGTCGTGGTGCTCGCGGTGGAGCTCGTCCTCATCTGGCCGGACCTCTCCGAGAGCGTCCAGAACCTCGGCGACCTGAAATGGGGATGGGTGGCGGCGGCCGTCGTCGCGTCGCTGGCATCGATGTCGAGCTTCGCCCGCGTGCAGCGCTGCCTGCTGGGGGTCGCGGGCGTGCACATCAGGCAGCGGCAGTCGCTGGCGGTGACGTTCGCGTCCAACTCGATGAGCGTGACGCTGCCGGGCGGCCCGGTTCTCGCGACGACGTTCACGTACCGGCAGACACGGATCTGGGGTGCGTCGCCGGTGATCGCGACGTGGCAACTGGTGATGGCCGGCGTCCTCCAGGCGATCGGCCTGGCGCTCGTCGGACTGGCGGGCGCACTGCTCGTCGGAGCCAAGACCAACCCGTTCTCGCTGATCTTCACGTTCGGTGGCCTGTGTGCCTTCCTCGTCGTGGCCCAGTACGCCGCGTCGCGACCCGACGCGCTCGAGGGCGTGGGCATCACCGCGCTGCGCGGCGTCAACGCACTGCGAAAGAAGCCTCCGCTCAGCGGGGTTCGTCAGTGGAAGCACATCGTCGACCAGATGAGCGCCGTCCGGATGGATCGCGGCGACACGGCCCGCGCGTTCGGGTGGTCGCTGTTCAACTGGATCGCCGACGCATCGTGCCTCGCGTTCGCGTGCTACGCCGTCGGCGCCCATCCCGGGTTCGCCGGGCTCGCCGTCGCGTACGCGGCGGGCAACGCCGCGGGTTCGGCCATCCCACTCCTGCCCGCCGGGCTCGGTGTCATGGACGCCGTGCTCGTGCCCGCCCTGACCGCCAGCGGAATGGCCGGCTCCGAAGCGGTGTCCGCGATCGTCGTGTATCGGCTGGTCAGCTTCCTGCTGATGGCCGCGATCGGCTGGATCGTCTTCGCGGCGCGCTTCCGGGGTGCGCAGCAGGGCGAGGAGGGCCCGGACCTCGAACCGCTGTGGGGCCGCGGCACCTGA
- a CDS encoding SDR family NAD(P)-dependent oxidoreductase: protein MTKPESGAQQVVVVTGAASGIGAGIARHAHARGMAVVLADIDAAALDGAAADLGGALTCVTDVSDSRSVHALAELAFDSFGRVDLLFNNAGIMRAGFLWQLGESDWDAALGVNIKGVVNGIRAFVPRMLDQGGTGRVVNTASVGGFAPGPMMSPYSASKFAVVAITECLQMELSMIDAPVSASVLAPGPVVTSVFDNPFGAVSHPAVDRMVTQMRELLDTDGLDADTFAELVFAGIDRGDFWLAPQGAHLDTMVRQHTATILERREPVIRQSFR from the coding sequence GTGACGAAACCGGAATCAGGTGCACAGCAGGTTGTCGTCGTCACCGGCGCGGCCTCGGGAATCGGAGCGGGGATAGCGCGGCATGCGCACGCCCGCGGCATGGCGGTGGTGCTCGCCGACATCGACGCGGCCGCGCTCGACGGTGCGGCCGCGGACCTGGGCGGCGCCCTCACCTGCGTCACCGACGTGTCGGACTCCCGATCCGTCCACGCCCTGGCCGAACTCGCGTTCGACTCGTTCGGCCGGGTGGACCTGCTCTTCAACAACGCCGGCATCATGCGGGCCGGATTCCTCTGGCAACTCGGCGAATCCGACTGGGACGCCGCACTCGGCGTCAACATCAAGGGCGTCGTCAACGGAATCCGCGCGTTCGTTCCGCGGATGCTCGACCAGGGCGGCACCGGCCGCGTCGTCAACACGGCATCGGTCGGAGGCTTCGCACCCGGTCCGATGATGTCGCCGTACAGCGCATCGAAATTCGCGGTGGTCGCGATCACCGAGTGCCTGCAGATGGAGTTGAGCATGATCGACGCCCCCGTGTCCGCAAGCGTGCTCGCACCCGGGCCCGTCGTCACATCCGTGTTCGACAACCCGTTCGGGGCCGTCTCCCATCCGGCCGTCGATCGGATGGTGACGCAGATGCGCGAATTGCTCGACACCGACGGACTCGACGCAGACACGTTCGCGGAGTTGGTCTTCGCGGGCATCGACCGCGGCGACTTCTGGCTCGCACCGCAGGGCGCGCATCTCGACACCATGGTCCGGCAGCACACCGCCACCATCCTCGAACGGCGAGAACCGGTGATCCGGCAGTCGTTTCGCTGA
- a CDS encoding ABC transporter substrate-binding protein encodes MRIRSSALTAALAVTALALTGCSGAGADDADAAGGPYRVLVTGGISGQGALAANAQTSVLAAKASAEAVNRAGGVGGRQVEITVVDDAGDATTAVSKLREAIASGKKPDLFLNSGPSTITTATLPILAQNKILSFNIGPTEDSANPEKYPLNFDLASGPAENAETIARYIKEKGYQSVGVVHGSSAYGEVFGQAMEDALGGEGVSSTGSEEYDTAALDMTAQLQSLKNRGTQALVVDAYGAPLGYLLASLQRLDWNIPLVGNTSVAGTSLVSKAAPEGVLGTPATANLVMHVLSSTVHDANDAAVNTMVENMKAMGDIPSTLILADNYDALPLVVAAANKAGSSSDPEALAEALENQEVLDSAQTAFSPSYHFSADSHASKPGDEAYKFVPPSPLLNGQYGNPSA; translated from the coding sequence ATGCGAATTCGATCCTCAGCTCTCACAGCGGCGCTCGCCGTGACCGCACTCGCACTCACCGGGTGTTCCGGCGCGGGCGCAGACGACGCCGACGCCGCCGGCGGCCCCTACCGGGTGCTCGTGACCGGCGGAATCAGCGGGCAGGGCGCGCTCGCAGCCAACGCGCAGACATCCGTGCTCGCAGCGAAAGCGAGCGCCGAGGCCGTGAACAGGGCAGGCGGCGTCGGCGGACGCCAGGTGGAGATCACCGTCGTCGACGACGCGGGCGACGCCACCACCGCCGTGTCCAAGCTGCGGGAGGCCATCGCGTCGGGGAAGAAACCCGACCTCTTCCTCAACTCCGGCCCGTCGACCATCACCACCGCGACACTGCCGATCCTCGCGCAGAACAAGATCCTCTCGTTCAACATCGGGCCCACCGAGGATTCGGCGAACCCGGAAAAGTACCCGCTCAACTTCGACCTCGCCTCGGGACCGGCCGAGAACGCCGAGACCATCGCCCGATACATCAAGGAAAAGGGCTACCAGTCGGTCGGCGTCGTCCACGGAAGCAGCGCCTACGGTGAAGTGTTCGGACAGGCGATGGAAGACGCGCTGGGCGGTGAAGGTGTGAGCAGCACCGGATCCGAGGAATACGACACCGCGGCACTCGACATGACGGCACAACTGCAGTCGCTGAAGAACCGGGGCACCCAGGCGCTCGTCGTGGACGCCTACGGGGCACCACTCGGATACCTCCTCGCGAGCCTTCAGCGGCTCGACTGGAACATACCGCTCGTCGGCAACACGTCGGTCGCGGGAACGTCGCTGGTCTCGAAGGCGGCACCGGAAGGTGTGCTGGGCACTCCGGCCACGGCGAACCTGGTCATGCACGTGCTCTCGAGCACGGTCCACGACGCCAACGACGCCGCCGTCAACACCATGGTCGAGAACATGAAGGCGATGGGCGACATCCCGTCGACGCTGATCCTCGCCGACAACTACGACGCACTGCCCCTCGTCGTGGCCGCCGCGAACAAGGCCGGATCCTCGTCCGATCCCGAAGCCCTCGCCGAGGCCCTCGAGAACCAGGAGGTCCTCGACAGCGCCCAGACCGCGTTCTCCCCGTCCTACCACTTCTCGGCCGACTCGCATGCGTCGAAGCCGGGTGACGAGGCGTACAAGTTCGTGCCGCCGAGCCCACTCCTCAACGGCCAGTACGGAAACCCGAGCGCGTGA
- a CDS encoding branched-chain amino acid ABC transporter permease, whose protein sequence is MTIVWSGLALGAVYTLVAIGYNIVFISSHTFNFAQAQLMMVGTFVAYAGLVTLKLPILVVAVTATVAVMILAGLEEIVAVRPVRDHQNQLVTTLGAATLINGATQLIWGSEPLTVPFFGSNDPITVLGGRTYPVEIVLLILAVVLVVVLGRVGTKTMTGLALLGISEDREAALLRGVNVRALALGAFAFSGALAGFLGLFVGPKTFAVATLGSALAIKGFVALAIGGFGSLPGALVGGLTVGLVESFAALELGSQYSNIAVFVVLIAILMVRPAGLFGRTRERVV, encoded by the coding sequence GTGACCATAGTCTGGTCGGGCCTCGCGCTGGGGGCGGTATACACGCTCGTCGCGATCGGCTACAACATCGTCTTCATCTCGTCCCACACGTTCAACTTCGCTCAGGCCCAGCTGATGATGGTCGGCACGTTCGTCGCCTATGCCGGACTGGTCACCCTGAAGTTGCCGATCCTCGTCGTCGCGGTGACGGCGACGGTCGCCGTGATGATCCTGGCCGGCCTCGAGGAGATCGTCGCGGTCCGGCCGGTCCGTGATCACCAGAATCAGCTCGTCACCACGCTCGGCGCCGCGACCCTGATCAACGGTGCGACACAGCTGATCTGGGGAAGCGAACCGCTCACCGTCCCGTTCTTCGGTTCGAACGACCCGATCACGGTCCTCGGCGGCCGCACGTATCCGGTCGAGATCGTGCTGCTGATTCTGGCGGTCGTGCTGGTGGTCGTCCTCGGCCGGGTCGGCACGAAGACCATGACCGGTCTCGCCCTCCTGGGCATCTCCGAGGACCGCGAAGCCGCCCTGTTGCGCGGTGTCAACGTCCGGGCGCTGGCCCTCGGTGCGTTCGCGTTCTCCGGCGCGCTCGCCGGATTCCTCGGGCTCTTCGTGGGTCCCAAGACGTTCGCGGTGGCCACCCTGGGTTCCGCGCTGGCGATCAAGGGTTTCGTTGCCCTGGCCATCGGCGGATTCGGCTCGCTCCCCGGCGCACTCGTCGGCGGCCTGACCGTCGGTCTCGTGGAATCGTTCGCCGCACTCGAACTGGGTAGCCAGTACAGCAACATCGCGGTCTTCGTCGTCCTCATCGCGATCCTCATGGTGCGTCCGGCCGGATTGTTCGGCCGGACGCGGGAACGGGTGGTGTAA
- a CDS encoding ABC transporter permease subunit gives MALWRLIRSAPGWLFPLAAGLLMLFLPEFGLSFALSRQVQLACILALVVSGLNLSLGYAGELALGQAAMYAAGAYTAGLMSIAGYTDIVLQLTVSGLVALAVGIVTGIPGLRLGSWSLAMTSFFLVLLVPDIIAVFGETTGGRNGLSGIEPATLFGEAIDSDRFYLVVVIVAILWFAVLRNLVVSRHGIAFRTLKQSPVLASSVGISVFRMKLLGYAIGAFPAGLAGALFANIDMYVSPEAFGFTFATAVLAACILGGATSVYGAAVGAAIMQLGPNQSSEFQQYALVFYGGFLILGGVLLSGGLAKVAKQATARLDRAAGLTGRGTRARPGDTDRPAMEPMPGRALVVDGISKAFGGNQALDSASLRAEPGSITALIGPNGSGKTTMLNMICGFYRPDSGRILIGDTEVQGKAPERVAGCGVARTFQTPDIPDGVTVLEAVASGRYSTDRVSMLSTVLRLPRHHRVRAADIAEAERALDVVGLSHLRDETATALPLGMRRLLEVARSVVAEPRVLLLDEVASGLDEDEVERLAGLIRQLRDAGCTIVLVEHNFRLVLALADTIVVLAQGRVIAEGPPSEIEHNPRVLSEYLGVVAEDTELAGEATS, from the coding sequence ATGGCTCTGTGGCGCCTGATTCGATCGGCTCCGGGTTGGCTCTTCCCGCTCGCCGCCGGCCTCCTCATGCTGTTCCTGCCGGAATTCGGTCTGAGCTTCGCGCTGTCGCGGCAGGTGCAACTCGCCTGCATCCTCGCGCTGGTCGTCAGCGGCCTCAATCTCAGCCTCGGCTACGCGGGGGAACTCGCGCTCGGCCAGGCCGCGATGTACGCGGCCGGGGCGTATACCGCCGGGCTCATGTCGATCGCCGGATACACGGACATCGTGCTGCAGTTGACCGTCTCGGGCCTGGTCGCGCTCGCGGTCGGGATCGTCACCGGAATTCCGGGATTGCGGCTCGGCAGTTGGTCATTGGCGATGACCTCGTTCTTCCTCGTTCTGCTCGTCCCGGACATCATCGCCGTCTTCGGAGAGACCACCGGCGGCCGCAACGGGCTCAGCGGCATCGAACCGGCCACCCTGTTCGGTGAGGCGATCGACTCCGACCGGTTCTACCTGGTGGTCGTCATCGTCGCGATCCTCTGGTTCGCGGTCCTGCGCAACCTGGTGGTCTCCCGGCACGGCATCGCGTTCCGCACCCTCAAACAGAGCCCCGTCCTCGCGTCTTCGGTGGGCATCTCGGTGTTCCGGATGAAGCTTCTCGGTTATGCGATCGGCGCCTTCCCCGCGGGCCTCGCGGGCGCCCTGTTCGCGAACATCGACATGTACGTCTCCCCCGAGGCGTTCGGATTCACGTTCGCGACAGCAGTTCTCGCGGCGTGCATCCTCGGGGGTGCGACCAGCGTCTACGGCGCGGCGGTCGGGGCCGCGATCATGCAACTCGGCCCGAACCAGTCGTCCGAGTTCCAGCAGTACGCCCTCGTCTTCTACGGCGGATTCCTGATCCTCGGCGGCGTCCTCCTCAGTGGTGGCCTCGCGAAGGTCGCCAAGCAGGCGACGGCGCGGTTGGACCGCGCAGCGGGCCTGACCGGCCGCGGAACACGCGCCCGCCCCGGAGACACGGATCGACCGGCGATGGAACCGATGCCGGGTCGGGCGCTCGTGGTCGACGGCATCTCGAAGGCGTTCGGCGGCAACCAGGCCCTCGACAGCGCGTCGCTGCGAGCGGAACCGGGCAGCATCACCGCACTGATCGGACCGAACGGCTCGGGCAAGACCACGATGCTGAACATGATCTGCGGGTTCTACCGCCCCGACAGCGGGCGAATCCTGATCGGTGACACCGAGGTCCAGGGCAAGGCGCCGGAACGGGTCGCCGGCTGCGGCGTGGCCCGCACGTTCCAGACACCCGACATCCCCGACGGCGTCACCGTCCTCGAGGCCGTGGCCTCCGGTCGATACAGCACCGACCGGGTATCGATGCTCTCGACCGTGCTGCGGCTTCCCCGCCATCACAGGGTCCGCGCCGCCGACATCGCCGAGGCCGAACGCGCACTCGACGTCGTGGGACTGTCGCATCTACGCGACGAGACCGCGACCGCACTCCCCCTGGGAATGCGGAGGCTGCTCGAGGTCGCCCGCTCGGTGGTCGCCGAACCGCGGGTCCTGCTGCTCGACGAGGTCGCGTCCGGCCTCGACGAGGACGAAGTGGAACGCCTCGCCGGCCTGATCCGGCAACTTCGCGACGCCGGCTGCACGATCGTGCTGGTCGAGCACAACTTCCGCCTGGTACTGGCGCTCGCCGACACCATCGTCGTGCTCGCCCAGGGACGCGTGATCGCCGAAGGTCCGCCGTCCGAGATCGAACACAACCCTCGCGTACTCAGCGAATACCTCGGCGTCGTCGCCGAGGACACGGAACTGGCCGGAGAGGCGACCTCATGA
- a CDS encoding ABC transporter ATP-binding protein yields MSEQTTTPLLSLRNVQSGYGDLRVVWDVSLDVWPGKVTALLGRNGAGKTSTLRAISGLNRVSAGTIEFDGRDIAKVAPHRRVRQGMAYVQEGKRVFHRQTVEQNLILGGYVRRMRRSAVREEVERIYDLFPVLGAKRGLLAGAMSGGQQQMLAIGQALMAKPTLLLLDEPSGGLAPVIVGEVMERVSTLKEAGLAVLLVEQAVDAAMSVADHVTVLDVGRVVMDADAGAIDDRAVIRDAYFGRVG; encoded by the coding sequence ATGAGCGAGCAGACGACGACACCGCTGCTGAGTCTGCGGAACGTGCAGTCCGGGTACGGCGACCTGCGGGTGGTGTGGGACGTCTCGCTGGACGTGTGGCCCGGCAAGGTCACCGCACTGCTCGGCCGGAATGGCGCGGGGAAGACCAGCACCCTGCGTGCCATCTCGGGACTGAACCGGGTGTCCGCCGGGACGATCGAGTTCGACGGCCGCGACATCGCGAAGGTGGCGCCGCACCGGCGGGTCCGCCAGGGAATGGCCTATGTGCAGGAGGGGAAGCGGGTCTTCCACCGGCAGACCGTGGAACAGAACCTGATTCTCGGCGGGTACGTCCGCAGGATGAGACGGTCGGCCGTCCGAGAAGAGGTGGAGCGGATCTACGACCTGTTCCCCGTCCTCGGCGCGAAACGCGGCCTGCTCGCCGGTGCGATGTCCGGCGGGCAGCAGCAGATGCTGGCGATCGGGCAGGCGCTGATGGCGAAACCCACCCTGCTACTGCTCGACGAGCCGTCCGGCGGGCTGGCGCCCGTGATCGTCGGCGAAGTCATGGAACGCGTGAGCACCCTCAAGGAGGCCGGGCTGGCGGTCCTGCTCGTCGAGCAGGCGGTCGACGCCGCGATGAGCGTGGCCGATCACGTCACCGTCCTCGACGTCGGACGCGTCGTCATGGATGCGGATGCGGGTGCGATCGACGACAGGGCGGTGATCCGGGACGCCTACTTCGGGCGCGTCGGCTGA
- a CDS encoding TetR family transcriptional regulator, with product MSTAEEPLTAGRDGLLSLLRNGQLPSRGAKAPQRERYQRIVAAAMELASEGGYDAVQMRAIADRAGVALGTVYRYFPSKNHMLVMGLLMVFEGMRSRFENVAIPGDTPSERILFVLRKNTEVLEKDRPRYEALVRAFMFADASASAELDAFGALMTEMFAKTIGVEQISDDQLNAIRVIGDVWMSSLVSWVAGRISVDEVMAHLGLAVRLVFRRLGG from the coding sequence ATGAGCACTGCTGAAGAGCCGCTGACGGCGGGCCGCGACGGGCTGTTGTCGTTGCTCCGCAACGGGCAGCTGCCCTCGCGTGGGGCCAAGGCCCCGCAGCGGGAGCGGTACCAGCGGATCGTCGCCGCGGCGATGGAACTGGCGTCCGAGGGCGGGTACGACGCCGTGCAGATGCGGGCCATCGCGGATCGGGCGGGCGTCGCGCTGGGCACCGTGTACCGCTACTTCCCGTCGAAGAACCACATGCTGGTGATGGGCCTGCTGATGGTGTTCGAGGGCATGCGGTCCCGGTTCGAGAACGTCGCGATCCCCGGCGACACACCGTCCGAGCGGATCCTGTTCGTCCTCCGGAAGAACACCGAAGTCCTGGAGAAGGACCGGCCGCGGTACGAGGCCCTCGTGCGGGCGTTCATGTTCGCGGACGCGTCGGCGTCGGCCGAACTGGATGCGTTCGGCGCCCTGATGACGGAGATGTTCGCCAAGACCATCGGTGTCGAGCAGATCTCCGACGACCAGTTGAACGCGATCCGCGTGATCGGCGACGTCTGGATGTCGAGCCTGGTGTCCTGGGTGGCGGGCCGCATCTCGGTGGACGAGGTGATGGCCCACCTGGGGCTCGCGGTCCGTCTCGTGTTCCGCCGCCTCGGCGGCTAG